The following proteins are co-located in the Silene latifolia isolate original U9 population chromosome 1, ASM4854445v1, whole genome shotgun sequence genome:
- the LOC141651975 gene encoding uncharacterized protein LOC141651975 — MESGAERKDDDALTITLSIGNCKSHCTKSIGRYRSSVNLIMLETLKTMGFDKENLVKKSVPLVGFSGETAHSVGEITIPTYIEGVNKLVRYLIIEGPTTYNVILGRPWLHQMKAVPSTYHQCLKFPTPWGTVTVKGDQEESRNRYTQALKATTKLPS; from the coding sequence ATGGAAAGTGGCGCAGAACGCAAAGATGACGACGCCTTGACCATAACATTGTCCATTGGCAATTGCAAATCGCATTGTACGAAAAGCATTGGTAGATACAGGAGCTCTGTGAACCTTATCATGCTCGAAACCCTCAAAACCATGGGCTTCGATAAAGAGAACCTGGTAAAGAAATCTGTGCCACTGGTGGGATTTAGTGGAGAGACTGCGCATTCAGTAGGTGAAATAACCATCCCAACATATATCGAAGGAGTTAATAAGCTAGTAAGATACCTAATCATCGAGGGTCCAACCACCTACAACGTGATACTGGGAAGACCGTGGTTGCATCAGATGAAGGCAGTACCTTCAACATATCATCAGTGTCTCAAGTTCCCAACGCCATGGGGCACAGTTACGGTAAAAGGAGATCAAGAGGAATCCAGAAACCGCTATACCCAAGCTCTCAAAGCTACAACCAAGCTCCCCTCATAG